In Methylobacterium aquaticum, the following are encoded in one genomic region:
- a CDS encoding YbdD/YjiX family protein — protein MGTETLRERWATLTRCVCDGARLMVGQGNYDTYVAHIRKTHPDQQPMTATEFFRERQNARFGVGGRGGFRCC, from the coding sequence ATGGGCACCGAGACCTTGCGCGAGCGCTGGGCGACCCTGACGCGCTGCGTCTGCGACGGGGCGCGGCTGATGGTCGGCCAGGGCAACTACGACACCTACGTCGCCCATATCCGCAAGACCCATCCCGACCAGCAGCCGATGACCGCGACGGAGTTCTTCCGCGAGCGGCAGAACGCCCGCTTCGGCGTCGGCGGCCGCGGCGGCTTCCGCTGCTGCTGA